The following coding sequences lie in one Onychomys torridus chromosome X, mOncTor1.1, whole genome shotgun sequence genomic window:
- the LOC118574152 gene encoding LOW QUALITY PROTEIN: probable ATP-dependent RNA helicase DDX5 (The sequence of the model RefSeq protein was modified relative to this genomic sequence to represent the inferred CDS: inserted 1 base in 1 codon; substituted 2 bases at 2 genomic stop codons) has translation MSSYSSDRDRGRDRGFGAPRFGGSRTGPLSGKKFGNPGEKLVKKKXNLDELPKFEKNFYQEHPDLVRRTAQEVDMYRRSKKITVWGHNCPKPVLNFYEANFPANVMDVIARQNFTEPTAIQAQGWPVALSGLDMVGVAQTGSGKTLSYLLPAVVHINHQPFLERGNGPICLVMAPTRELAQQVQQVAAEYCRACRLKSTCICGGAPKGPQIRDLERGVEICIATPGRLIDFLECGKTNLRRTTYLVLDEADRILDMGFEPQIRKIVDQIRPDRQTLMWSATWPKEVRELAEDFLKDHXYINIGALELSANHNILQIVDVCHDVEKDEKLIRLMEEIMSEKENKTIVFVETKXRCDELTRKMRRDEWPAMGIHGDKSQQERDWVLNEFKHGKAPILIATDVASRGLDVEDVKFVINYDYPNSSEDYIHRIGRTARSTKTGTAHTFFTPNNIKQVSDLISVLREANQAINPKLLQLVEDRGSGRSRRRGGMKDDRHDRYSVGKRGGFNTFRDRENYDRGYSSLLKRDFGAKTQNGVYSAANYTNGSFGSNFVSAGIQTSFRTGNPTETYQNG, from the exons ATGTCGAGTTATTCTAGTGACCGAGACCGCGGCCGGGATCGAGGATTTGGTGCACCGAGATTTGGAGGGAGTAGAACAGGACCCCTCTCTGGAAAGAAGTTTGGAAATCCTGGGGAGAAACTAGTTAAAAAGAAGTGAAATCTTGATGAGCTGCCCAAATTTGAGAAGAATTTTTATCAAGAACACCCTGATTTGGTAAGGCGTACCGCGCAAGAAGTAGATATGtacagaagaagcaagaaaatTACAGTTTGGGGTCACAACTGTCCAAAACCTGTTCTGAATTTTTATGAAGCAAACTTCCCTGCAAATGTCATGGATGTGATTGCAAGACAGAACTTCACTGAACCCACTGCTATTCAAGCTCAGGGCTGGCCAGTTGCTCTAAGTGGATTAGATATGGTTGGAGTAGCTCAGACTGGATCTGGGAAAACATTATCTTATTTGCTGCCTGCTGTTGTCCACATAAATCATCAGCCATTCCTAGAGAGGGGTAATGGGCCTATTTGCTTGGTGATGGCACCAACTCGAGAACTGGCCCAGCAAGTGCAGCAGGTCGCTGCTGAATACTGTAGAGCTTGTCGTTTGAAGTCTACTTGCATCTGTGGTGGTGCTCCCAAGGGACCACAGATTCGTGATTTGGAAAGAGGTGTGGAAATCTGTATTGCAACACCTGGAAGACTGATTGACTTTTTAGAGTGTGGGAAAACCAACCTGAGAAGAACAACTTACCTTGTCCTTGATGAAGCTGATAGGATACTTGATATGGGTTTTGAACCCCAAATACGGAAAATTGTGGATCAAATAAGACCTGATAGACAAACCCTAATGTGGAGTGCAACTTGGCCAAAAGAAGTAAGAGAGCTTGCTGAAGATTTCCTGAAAGACC ATTATATCAATATTGGTGCACTAGAACTGAGTGCAAACCATAACATTCTTCAGATTGTGGATGTGTGTCATGATGTAGAAAAGGATGAAAAACTTATTCGTCTAATGGAAGAGATCATGAGTGAGAAGGAGAATAAAACCATTGTCTTTGTTGAAACCAAATGAAGATGTGATGAACTTACCAGAAAAATGAGGAGAGATGAGTGGCCTGCCATGGGCATCCACGGTGACAAGAGTCAACAGGAACGTGACTGGGTTCTAAACGAATTCAAACATGGAAAAGCTCCTATTCTGATTGCTACCGATGTGGCCTCCAGAGGGCTAGATGTGGAAGATGTGAAATTTGTCATCAATTATGACTACCCTAACTCCTCAGAGGATTATATTCATCGAATTGGAAGAACTGCTCGCAGTACCAAAACAGGCACAGCACACACTTTCTTCACACCTAATAACATAAAGCAAGTGAGCGACCTTATCTCTGTGCTTCGGGAAGCTAATCAAGCAATTAACCCCAAGTTGCTTCAGTTGGTCGAAGACAGAGGTTCAGGTCGTTCCAGGCGTAGAGGAGGCATGAAGGATGATCGCCATGACAGATACTCTGTGGGCAAAAGGGGTGGATTTAATACCTTTAGAGACAGGGAAAATTATGACAGAGGTTACTCTAGTCTGCTTAAGAGAGATTTTGGGGCTAAAACTCAGAATGGTGTTTACAGTGCTGCAAATTACACCAATGGGAGCTTTGGAAGTAATTTTGTGTCTGCTGGTATACAGACCAGTTTTAGGACTGGTAATCCAACAGAGACTTACCAGAACGGTTAA